One region of Trichosurus vulpecula isolate mTriVul1 chromosome 1, mTriVul1.pri, whole genome shotgun sequence genomic DNA includes:
- the LOC118840204 gene encoding calcium signal-modulating cyclophilin ligand-like, whose amino-acid sequence MTGRTARESGGLSASQRRAELRRRKLLMNSEQRINQIMGFHRSGSTTGEMPPSIFAPLLTLQLAFMRLSKYFPKSEKKVKTTVLTAALLSSGIPAEVISRSMDTCSKIGDVFTDLCFYFFTFIFRHELLVLGGALKFRESYRTQKSIL is encoded by the coding sequence ATGACGGGCCGAACCGCCCGGGAGAGCGGAGGCCTGTCTGCTTCCCAGCGCCGGGCGGAGTTGAGGCGAAGAAAACTGCTAATGAACTCGGAGCAGCGAATCAATCAGATCATGGGCTTCCACAGGAGCGGGAGTACCACGGGGGAGATGCCCCCATCCATATTTGCTCCATTGCTTACTTTGCAACTTGCATTCATGCGATTATCTAAGTACTTCCCAAAGAGTGAAAAGAAGGTGAAGACAACAGTACTAACTGCTGCACTTTTATCGTCTGGAATCCCAGCTGAAGTAATCAGTCGTTCCATGGATACCTGTAGCAAAATAGGAGATGTTTTCACAGAcctttgtttctactttttcACTTTCATCTTCCGCCACGAACTGCTTGTTTTGGGGGGGGCTCTGAAGTTCCGTGAAAGCTATAGAACACAAAAGAGTATCTTATAA